The Raphanus sativus cultivar WK10039 unplaced genomic scaffold, ASM80110v3 Scaffold2424, whole genome shotgun sequence genome contains the following window.
GCTATAGTGATCTTTAATGTCTTTACCGGAAGAAGGATTAGATCATATGATGATTCAGCAGCTTCACCGATCAATTTGTCGGTGACAATTTTGGTTCCTTGAGATGCTGTAATCCGCAAAGATCTTTCTACTGATGCGACTGTGACATCTACTTTGGCTCTTCTAAGAACATCTGCAATTGTGACCACTTCAACCTCTTCAGAACCATTAGCTACCGGCATAAGAACCTGAATTTAGTTACATCATTAAAATCATTTTCACAGAACCTACAAGAATCAGCCAGCTAAAACAGCACTCCACagacaataaaaataaaataaccaaaaaaataaacagttaTCATCATATCCTCATTTCATGAGATTACATGGAAATGCATTGGTCATAGCATACATGCTGCCTTACACGAGGTGTGCGGTTTAGAGACCAGTCAACGCTATTAAACTCTTCCGTCTTAGGATTCTGGTAACCATCACGCAGAAGCTGGACAAATGGTTAGAAAAGAAGACTTGTTACATATCAAGATggataaagaaaaagaatgatcCAAGTAAGTTACATACCAGAACCTCTTCAACGGTTTTGGCTGTGGTTTCTCCAAAGAGCTGGTTAGCCAAGGAAAGAGCAAACTGAAAAGAAGTGCCTGGTCCACGGCTAGTTGTAAGCTCCCCTGAGATCTGAATGTTTGTCTTCACAGCCCAAAACGTAGGCAGCTTCCCGAAAAAAGCAGGATGTCCTGTTGTCTTGCACAATGAACTACACCAagttaagaaaatgaaaatcaaatgaTAAGTTACATTCCTTTTAGCTTTTATACCTTCTTTCTTGTCAAAAGTCCCCATGGAAGAAGAGTAATAGCAGGAGCCATGGATATAGCACCGTACAACCTCTTATCTTCAGCTTGTCTCTTCATGATCTTCTCCAGAGTCACACAGTCTCTTAACCTAACAGCACCAGGCATACCTCCCTTCCAACAATTTGATAATGAATCAGCCAAAAGCAGAAGATTTGTTAATGTcttaattccaaaaaaaaaatgaaaaagaggAAACTTTACAGGCAAAGCAACAAGATCAAAAACTTGTTCGGCACATTTTGAGATTAAGACATCAGCAAGCAACTTGGTCCCTGAAGACCCTTCAACCTCTAGCTTCTGCTCCACGGAAGCAAGAGTGACCTCTGCACCAGCTCGCCGTAGAACATCAACTAACACAACAGCTTCGATCTCCTCCGTACCGTATCCAATCGGAACAAGCACCTACAAAACATGGTTTTATCAAATCCctttcctctgtttctctctAGACACTAAGCAAAGCTGTGAACTTTAGACTCTTAGAAGGTGTAAAACAGAAACCTTTTTGGAAGTAGACACGACGTCAACATCGATATATGGCGTTGTTGGTTCAGTACTTGGTGACGCTGAAGCGTTGAGTCCTAAACTTCGGGGCTTCCTTTTTGACACTGGTAAAGAAACCAAAGCAACCATCGTGGAGACAGAACACATCGAAGACATGAGCCTCCGCTCTGTTAAAGTTGGACTCAGCGAAACACCCAAAGACAACATTGACGATTGCTaatgcagagagagagagagagagagagagagagagtcttatctactactccctccgttcctgaaagtaagattttctagagttttcacgtttaCTAAGATTACAATAAATATTTGCCAactttagtttactatttatgttttatacaatttccaataactatcaaccaataaaatttaatcaattcaaatattcataattaatgatcctcaaaagtatacaaaagtacctcaaaaatatacaaaagtaccttaaaaatatagaaaatctttctttgtggaacaaaaataaaatccagaAAATCCTATTTTTAGGAACGGAGGGAATAGACTCTACATCTCTCTAGAAGAAAGCAAAGACGCCGAGACCAAACGCTGTCGTATCGTCGTAATGTTGGCTTTGTTTGATTGGATaaagattcaatttttattcCTTTCCACTAAAGTGAATTTGTCACACACCACCACACTCAGATTAAGTGGCTTGCGTAATAAAGTAGTACTAAAAAAGACAATAGTCGTGAGCTTTCAGTGGTGTCTGAAGTGAGATCGGTTTCGAGAGACAGTGAGAAGACGAAAGAAAAATGTTGAGGCTTTTGGGGAGAAGGGCAGTTACAGCTTCTGAAGAGCTTACTAGTGTTCATCAATGGAGGATCCGACCCGGAACCGATTCAAAGTCCGATCCTTTTCGGATCTTCCGTGGACTACAACAAAAGGGTTTCTGCGTTGGAGTTCTCCCTGACGGAGTTGATAGAAAGTCTGAGGCTTTTTCTAGCAACTCTGTCGCCATGGAAGGGATCTTATCGGAACTTCGCTCCCACATCACAAAGGTGTTAGCTGGAGGTGGAGAGGAAGCTGTGAAAAGGAACAAAAGTAGAAACAAGCTGTTGCCTAGAGAAAGGATCGATAAGCTTCTTGATCCTGGTTCTTCCTTCTTGGAGCTCTCTCAGGTTTTGCATTCTTGACCTCATTTGCTCATTACTAGCTGCATAAGAGATTAATGTTTGAATGATAGAAGAAGAGTCTATGAATATGCTTTGAAGCTTGCAGGACATGAACTGTACGAGGAGCCATTACCATCAGGCGGCATCATCACAGGGATAGGACCAATCCATAACCATCTCTGTATGTTCATGGCGAACGATCCCACAGTCAAAGGAGGGACTTACTATCCCATAACCATCAAGAAACATCTCAGAGCACAAGAGATCGCTGCTCGGTGCAGGCTCCCTTGCATATACTTAGTCGACAGCGGCGGCGCTTACCTTCCGAAGCAGGCAGAGGTTTTCCCTGACAAGGAGAACTTCGGTAGAGTTTTCTACAACGAGTCTGTTATGTCATCACAAGGGATCCCACAGATCGCCATCGTGTTGGGCTCGTGCACTGCCGGTGGTGCTTATATCCCTGCCATGGCTGATGAGAGTGTCATGGTGAAAGGGAACGGTACCATATTTTTGGCTGGACCTCCTCTTGTCAAGGTTTATCATCTTTTTCTTAGTCTTAATTAGTTTCATGAAGCTAAAGTGAAAATATTATGAACAGGCTGCCACAGGAGAGGTGGTCTCAGCTGAGGATTTAGGAGGCGCAACGGTTCACTGTAATGTCTCTGGCGTCTCTGATTATTTTGCTCAAGGTGGTAAATATAAATCTCTTTCTGTTTGTATCATGTCTTTAAGAGTTTAGAACTAAAAGAAGCTGCTCTAATCTTTGCAGACGAGCTGCATGGACTCGCTATTGGAAGAAACATTGTCAAGAATCTTCACATGGCGGCAAAACAAGGGACGGAAGGAAGCAAAAACGTTGAGTGCAAAGAACCGCTCTACGACGTAACCGAGCTTAGGTCCATTGCTCCGGTAGACCACAAGCAGCAGTTCGATGTCCGGTCTATCATTGCTCGGATTGTTGATGGGAGTGAGTTTGACGAGTTCAAGAAACAATACGGCACTGTGAGGAAACGCTTCCGAGTCTTCTTAACCCTTTCTTCCACCATTAATTGTATCTCACTTGAACTTTTTTATTTGGTAGACGCTTGTGACAGGTTTCGCTAGAATATATGGTCAGACAGTGGGGATCATCGGGAACAATGGCATACTGTTTAATGAATCTGCACTGAAAGGAGCTCACTTCATCGAGTTATGCTCTCAGCGTAAAATCCCTCTCGTTTTTCTACAGAACATCACAGGCTTTATGGTAACTAAAAAGTGTTCTTGTTGTGTTCTAACATGATAGAGAGTGTGTCATGTGTCTTGATCTTAGCAGCTTCTTTTGCTTTATGTACAGGTGGGTTCAAGAGCTGAGGCTAATGGAATTGCAAAATCTGGAGCGAAAATGGTGATGGCAGTCTCTTGTGCTAAGGTACCAAAGATAACAATTATAACGGGTGCAAGCTTTGGTGCTGGAAACTATGCGATGTGTGGACGTGCGTTCAGTCCAGACTTCATGTTCATGTGGCCAAACGCTAGAATTGGCATCATGGGAGGTCCTCAGGTAAAAAACCAATCCGAACcgaaaatgtttttaaaaaaatcaaaaatgtgtTTATAATAAATCTGATCATCTTGAGGAGGAGAAACTTTGCAGGCGGCTGGTGTTTTAAGTCAGATCGAAAGAGCTACCAAGAAGAGACAAGGAATAAAGGTACtgaactcttcttctttttttctcaacATTGATGAGAgatgagtatttttttttggtgtgatATGCAGTGgacagaggaagaggaggaggtgTTCAAGAAGAAAACGGTGGATGCATATGAGAGAGAGGCAAATGCTTACTTCTCAACGGCGAGGCTTTGGGATGACGGAGTGATTGATCCATCTGATACAAGAAAGGTTTTGGGACTTTGTCTCTCTGCTGCTTCAAACCGTCCTCTAGAAGATACTCGTTTTGGTGTGTTTAGAATGTAAAAACAACTTTGAAaacattttacattttcaaataataagATAACAAAGAAGTGGAAGGAAAAAAACACTTTCATATTAGCTGCTGAAACTAGCTGACAGAGGAGAAACAagttgtgttcaaaaaaaaaaagaggagaaaCAAGTTCAACTATTGCTGGAATATGGTGGAATATGGTTCGAATTCGAATCTTGACAGtgattaaataaaacttaattgGACTGAGTACCAAAGAGGCACCCGTGGCCCAATGGATAAGGCGTCTGACTTCTAATCAGACGATTGTGGGTTCGATCCCCACCGGGTGTGTGTATTAACATAATCTCTGTTTTCCctttttttgttgacaaaattATCATAATCTCTTTGATAGaggagtaaattttttttttgttgacaaaactATCAGTCTCTTTGATAGAGGAGTAATAGTGCTTCACGGATctgattttgaaattagaaaCATAAACTTCAAAATTTGATCCCAATCAACATCTTACAAAAAATAGCTAAAGAACAAAGCTGATTTTGatcggtaaaaaaaaaagtctgagTATAATAGAgagtaaaaacaacaaaagttgttaaagaaaaaaaatctgagtataatagaaagtaaaaacaacaaaaaattaaaataatgaaattattttcCCAATAACTCGAAATGCGGAATTAAAATTTCAtagaatgatttttttaattgcaGTTAAGATTGTAACAGAGTTACACAGTCAACAAAAGATTATATCGTCctccaataaataaataaaaaattgaatgaaatgactattattattttatctttagaTCATGTGTAATCTACATGATGGTTCCACATATGACTAATCATtcctatatttatttttcaagtcTCTTAGGACGTTAATGtagttgtccaaaaaaaaaacatcaatgcAGATAAGAAAAACTCTAGTAGCTTCatgattttcattttcatttcaGTTTAGGATGGATAACAATGAGTTGAaagaaatacataaaatatggaaaatatatgatttatgtaaataaagcttttgttttataaattggATAGAAATTCTTGAGCATAAGCTATTTTGGGAATATAACTTATAGATTGGGGAAAATAAATGTACAATAGTGGCACAACTTGAAAACCATCGAATGGCTTTTGAGTCAAGGAAAAGGAATGTACTTCCATCTACTCCTCTCTGAGCAGACTCAACAAAGCTTTGTTGAAGGCGGTTTAACTGGCATATTGGCTTCCACTAAAGAGCTCAGTAACAAAAGttcaaaataatgaaattaattttcCAATAAGTCGAAATGCCGGAATTAAAACTTCATAgaataattttcaaaatcgtTTTCCAAGAAAAGAGTGATAGTAGTTCATTTTCTcagtaatttaatattttatgagaGATACTATTATTATCACTATAGTGTGTAAGTATccaaaactttaatttattttaaaatctaagaCCGATTGAATTGAAATCAATCCATAAACTTTAATTGTAGCTAAGACTGTAACAGAGTTACACAGTCAAGAAAATAGTATACCATCatccaataaataaaaaataattgaatgaaatgaaatgactattattattttatttttagatcatGTGTAATCTACATCATGTTCCACATATGACAAAttattcttatatttatttttcaagtcTCTTAGGACGTTAATGCAGTTGTCGAAGAAATGAAATTAATGCAGATAAGGAAAAACAGGTAGCTTCatgattttcattttcatttcgGTTTAAGATGGATAACAATGAGTTGAAAGGGAATATTTTAGAGGATATTTTAGAGACATAATACAAAATGTTGATGATTTTAATATTAGTGACCATAAGAGATTACAAGATATCCATGTCAAGCTCTGAATGATCAGCTCTCGACGCTTCATGCTCACTCGCATCAACCTCATGCGCTTAATGTTCAGCATGAACTTAATTGAATTTAACTTatggatttattttcttttaatttataagaCGACTAAACTGTTGTTTTATTTATCccaattaattaaatttaaattattaaatcagtGTGGTATTATCAATGCTTGTATGATCTCAtcaaaagtatattatatagtaGTATTTGGACATTTTATAGAATATATCAAAATCTGAGTCTCAGAGAAATGTTTAAGTGGTTTGGCCAGATTCGGCATGTGTAAAGTTACTAGTTCTTATTGTAAGGATTTAACCTTGCTTGTGCTTTATAGCTTTAGAACAAGAACGACCAAAACGTATTCTCTTTATTAGAATAAACCAAACTGAGATTTAATACAATGCTTGAAAGATGAAATCACAACTCTTTGATCTCTATCTCTCGTTAAATCTCTATTGCTCTCTTGACTGGATGATTAACTTATGAGCCTATCAAGTCCTATTTATACATGAAGAAGTTCCTAGTTTCTATTGTAAAGTAATATGGCAAATTTCCTTTACGTATTTGCCTTAACGTATTTGCCGTTTTTACTAACCGACTTCTTCTTTGTTGCATGATAATTAGAGATGGGCCAAGACAAATTAATTAAGGCCCATTAGTCTAACAAACTCCACCTTGGGCCTTTAATCACATTTGCTTCCTCTTCTCATCTTCTTCGTTATCACCGAAGACGTCTTCGAGCTCTCCTTCTCCCATGGATGATGCTGCTTGCGATGATGACGATCCCGAGCGGCGATGGCGTTAATCGAACAGATCCTTCGTCAAGGGTCTTCGACCTTCCACTCCGCCTTACCTTGTGAAGAGATTCAGCGCAACTCCTCCGTGAATCATTCTCGTGAACCCACCATCGACGTTTCCTATGCGACGGCGTCTCTCTTACTCCGATCCTTTGTCCACCGTGAAAGGAGATCGCGACTCCACCTTTCTCTAGAACTATCGGAGATAAGAGAAACTTCACCGGAAATCGGACGTCCCCTTTTCCGGTAAGTGTTCTACAATTCTTCGATTTTAGTTGTTCATCTCTTTACTTCTCCTGCCTTTATCCtgacttgataaaaaaaaattagtaaccTCTTGATGTTTCCGATCAGACTCTTCAGGCGCAAATGTATGCGTCTCTTCCTGTTGTCTCGACAACTCATGTCTCCCTTCAGCTTTCCACTTAGCTGTTTAAGACATTTCCCATGTCGTCAATCTTATCCGTCGATCCACCGAGCCTCCTGGTTACTCTTTGAGGTACTCGTCTCCCTTCAGCTCGTTACTTTGCTGTTTAAGACGTTCTCTCACATGTCATTAATCATCTTGTCTCCTGTTTTGGTTTATCTCAGCTTACTCCACCTTGAGCTGAAACCTCCTTGCCTCGCATCTTCCGTAGCAGGTAACTTCCACCTTGAGCTTCCTTGTTATCGATAAGAAGTAAAGTTTGTGCTCTAACTTTAATTACTTCTTCTTGTGCGAGGTGATCGATAACGAAGTTACCTGCCGTGCCGTTTTCTTAGGCTATTTTGAGGAGTTCACAACAGAGATCAAACTTCTGCCCGGGTAAGGCTTTAGTTAGAAAATCTGCTGGGTTTTTGCTAGTATGGATCTTAGATAGAGTAACACTGCCATCTTCAACTAGATCTCTGATGAAATGATACTTAGTGTCAACATGCTTAGTTCGCTCGTGATGAACATGATTCTTTGCTAGGGCTATAGCGCTTTGTGAATCGCAATTTATCTTGACACTTTCTTGATCAAAACCAAGTTCCTTGCATAGTCTTCTTAGCCATAAAGCTTCTTTCGCAGCCGCAGTTAGAGCCATATACTCGGCTTCGGTTGTTGAAAGAGCTACCACGTCTTGTAATCCCGACCGCCAACTTATCGTATTTCCCCAAACTTGAAACACGTAACCTGTAACAGACCTTCTTCTGTCCAGGTCTGTTGCGTAATCAGAATCGCAAAATCCCTCGATGCTGAACTTCGAACCTTTCGTAAACGTTAGACACCTTCCTGCAGCTCCCGTTAGGTACCTTAAAACCCACTTAGCAGCTGCCCAGTGTTCTCTTCCTGGTTCAGACATATATCTGCTTATTAATCCCACCGCAAAACCCAGATCCGGTCGAGAACCGACCATTGCGTACATTATACTCCCTACTGCACTTGAATAGGGAATTTCTTCCATGAACTCCCTTTCCTCTTCCTTTTGCTCTGGTCTTAAACTCCTTAGCTTGAATTGAGATGAAGTTGGTGTTACTACGGCTTTAGCATCCGTCATACCGAacatctccaccaccttccgTAAGTAACTTTCCTGCGACAATATTAGAGTTCCCTTTGCTCTATCTCGTATGATATCCATCCCTAATATTCTTGATGCttttcccaaatctttcatctcgaATTCCTTGCTTAAACTCTCCttgatgttcttgatctcttgCTTATCTCCCGAGGCTATGAGCATGTCATCAACGTATAGGAGTAAGAATACAGCTTGTGCCGTCTTAACGTTCTTCATGTAGACGCACGGATCCTCCTTGCTTCTTACGAACTGTTGAGTCTTCATAAAACAATCAAACCTCTTGTTCCATCGCCTCGGa
Protein-coding sequences here:
- the LOC108854552 gene encoding protein DJ-1 homolog C isoform X2; this translates as MLSLGVSLSPTLTERRLMSSMCSVSTMVALVSLPVSKRKPRSLGLNASASPSTEPTTPYIDVDVVSTSKKVLVPIGYGTEEIEAVVLVDVLRRAGAEVTLASVEQKLEVEGSSGTKLLADVLISKCAEQVFDLVALPGGMPGAVRLRDCVTLEKIMKRQAEDKRLYGAISMAPAITLLPWGLLTRKKTTGHPAFFGKLPTFWAVKTNIQISGELTTSRGPGTSFQFALSLANQLFGETTAKTVEEVLLLRDGYQNPKTEEFNSVDWSLNRTPRVLMPVANGSEEVEVVTIADVLRRAKVDVTVASVERSLRITASQGTKIVTDKLIGEAAESSYDLILLPGGHAGSERLQKSKHLKKLLKEQQEAGRIYGAANSSSTVLHKHGLLREKRTVVYISETDGRANDRMIQGAEVVIDGNVITSLGLATVTNFSLAIVSKLFGHGRARSVSEGLVHEYRGNLKAS
- the LOC108854552 gene encoding protein DJ-1 homolog C isoform X1 yields the protein MLSLGVSLSPTLTERRLMSSMCSVSTMVALVSLPVSKRKPRSLGLNASASPSTEPTTPYIDVDVVSTSKKVLVPIGYGTEEIEAVVLVDVLRRAGAEVTLASVEQKLEVEGSSGTKLLADVLISKCAEQVFDLVALPGGMPGAVRLRDCVTLEKIMKRQAEDKRLYGAISMAPAITLLPWGLLTRKKTTGHPAFFGKLPTFWAVKTNIQISGELTTSRGPGTSFQFALSLANQLFGETTAKTVEEVLLLRDGYQNPKTEEFNSVDWSLNRTPRVRQHVLMPVANGSEEVEVVTIADVLRRAKVDVTVASVERSLRITASQGTKIVTDKLIGEAAESSYDLILLPGGHAGSERLQKSKHLKKLLKEQQEAGRIYGAANSSSTVLHKHGLLREKRTVVYISETDGRANDRMIQGAEVVIDGNVITSLGLATVTNFSLAIVSKLFGHGRARSVSEGLVHEYRGNLKAS
- the LOC108854552 gene encoding protein DJ-1 homolog C isoform X3; amino-acid sequence: MLSLGVSLSPTLTERRLMSSMCSVSTMVALVSLPVSKRKPRSLGLNASASPSTEPTTPYIDVDVVSTSKKVLVPIGYGTEEIEAVVLVDVLRRAGAEVTLASVEQKLEVEGSSGTKLLADVLISKCAEQVFDLVALPGGMPGAVRLRDCVTLEKIMKRQAEDKRLYGAISMAPAITLLPWGLLTRKKTTGHPAFFGKLPTFWAVKTNIQISGELTTSRGPGTSFQFALSLANQLFGETTAKTVEEVLLLRDGYQNPKTEEFNSVDWSLNRTPRVRQHVLMPVANGSEEVEVVTIADVLRRAKVDVTVASVERSLRITASQGTKIVTDKLIGEAAESSYDLILLPNVYRSLNISRSYSKNNKKLGEYMELLTLHQLSCINTVYSGRREQLCTFQRQTGVQMTE
- the LOC130494695 gene encoding methylcrotonoyl-CoA carboxylase beta chain, mitochondrial; protein product: MLRLLGRRAVTASEELTSVHQWRIRPGTDSKSDPFRIFRGLQQKGFCVGVLPDGVDRKSEAFSSNSVAMEGILSELRSHITKVLAGGGEEAVKRNKSRNKLLPRERIDKLLDPGSSFLELSQLAGHELYEEPLPSGGIITGIGPIHNHLCMFMANDPTVKGGTYYPITIKKHLRAQEIAARCRLPCIYLVDSGGAYLPKQAEVFPDKENFGRVFYNESVMSSQGIPQIAIVLGSCTAGGAYIPAMADESVMVKGNGTIFLAGPPLVKAATGEVVSAEDLGGATVHCNVSGVSDYFAQDELHGLAIGRNIVKNLHMAAKQGTEGSKNVECKEPLYDVTELRSIAPVDHKQQFDVRSIIARIVDGSEFDEFKKQYGTTLVTGFARIYGQTVGIIGNNGILFNESALKGAHFIELCSQRKIPLVFLQNITGFMVGSRAEANGIAKSGAKMVMAVSCAKVPKITIITGASFGAGNYAMCGRAFSPDFMFMWPNARIGIMGGPQAAGVLSQIERATKKRQGIKWTEEEEEVFKKKTVDAYEREANAYFSTARLWDDGVIDPSDTRKVLGLCLSAASNRPLEDTRFGVFRM